One Aegilops tauschii subsp. strangulata cultivar AL8/78 chromosome 2, Aet v6.0, whole genome shotgun sequence genomic window, cgccgacCCCACGGACGCCTCCCCGCACCGGAAGCTGCCCCCGAGCCCCGACCGACGGCAAGGTAACGCTCTCCGGCCCTCTCCCTATCGGCTGCCTCCCCCTCTGCCCGCATGCGCGGCAGCGTGACTGGTCCGCGTGCTGCGCGGGTGGTCTGTGTGTGTGCTCGGCGTGCTGGGTGCGTCCTCTGACAATTGCTACCCCCGCCTGCTACTGCTCTGTATATATTATGTCATGTTTAAGAGTACTTAATAAACTGTGATATATGTTGGGTATGCCTATGTAGAGATAAATGGTGGTCTATATATGATATTTGTAACAGTTGGTTAAGCTTATTATGAGCACCATGTCTGGAGTTGCCGATTATTTTAGCATGGTTGCATACACACCGTATCAGTTTGAAGATTATGTTACATCAAAAAATGACAAACCTTAACCTGTTAATTTAAAAACTCCATTCCCTTGCAATGACAGAGCTGTCGCCGCAGCCGCTGTCCAGTACGGCATTATATATCTCGCGGTCACGAATCTCAAAGGAAACCGCGGGGGGCATGGCCATGGCCGCGGCGGAGGCGCGCCTCCGGCAGGAGAAGGTGAAGAAGTTTGAGGATTTCGTTGACCGGCGGCTCAAGCCTGACCTCGTGAACGCCATAGCCCAACGTGATAACTTGTTCCAGCAGCAGAAGACTTTGTAAGCTACTCGGTTCTCTCCTTGTCTTCCCTTGTGTTGTAGCTGTACTGAAACATTTAGGCCCCTTGATACCAGCTATTCAAATATATGGCCTTAATACCGCTCATTCTTCTGATCAATGAACCTTTATTTGGTGTTGGCAGCTTGGATTTGAAGAAGAACATCGAAAATTTGGAAAAGAATGGTGTAACAAGCATGCGCTCCATGGTCAATCTTGGCTCAGAGGTGTACATGCAGGCAGAAGTGTAAACATCCTTTTCCCTCTCCCCTGCCTAAACGGTCTGAAGTTCTTACGCCTTTTCCTTTGACTCTGGGTAGACATCTGGAACATATTCTAGTGGATTTTCTTTGTAACTTTTTAGTTAGACATAATTCATATAGTAACAAAACTGTCTCGCTTTCTCTGTATAtctagagaaggaatttctctTATCCTCACCCTAATTTAAGAGAAGTCAGAGACCATAAAATAAAAGTGATATTATTAGAGTAGGGGGTTTGCACTGTTTAGGGGCGAGACTACATATCAATCAAATAATGTGGGTATGCTTGTCATTGTCGACATGAGTAGCTCTATGTTTGATGTACCTTTTGCAGTAGGATAGACATGAGAAAGGTGCTTCTATATGCATCTGAAAAATACAAAAAGGCTGGCTGCCTTTGTAAGAAAATGGTGGTGTTTGCATATGGAGATAGCATGCGAGTGAATTTGTTTGGTGTTCACTTCATAAATTGGAAGAATGCAGTTGGCCATTAGGCACTATAACAAGCAAACATGGAACTTGCTTTGATATGTCCTTATGCTGCTTCTTATTTTAACTTCATTTTTTAACTACAATTGTTTAACAGCTGTTAGCTTAACATGAAAAGGTTGGAATAGCTTCAGATAATTACAGTATAGCAAGTAAACAAGGAACTTGCTTTGATATGTCCTTATGCTGCTTTTTATTTTAACTCTATTTTAACTACATGTGTTTAACCAGCTGTCAGCTTAACATTAAAAGGTTGGAGTAGCTTCAGATCATTTTGTGAAGCGCTAATGAGAATTGACTGTTTCGAACATAAGCCTACCTTCAGATTTCTTGAACTTTTGAGGTCTTATTGCATTATTCTGCTGTGATTTCTGCAGGCCGGACACGAGGCACATTTTTGTGGATATCGGTCTAGGTTTTCATGTGGAATTTACTTGGCAAGAGGCTCTACAGTTTATATCTGTACGAGAAGCAAGGTTGGCCAGGTAACTCAACTCAAATTGAATATCAGATCTTGCTTCTGCGCAGCAGTTTTTATCACACATGCAGCATGTGTTTGTGAGAAGGGAGTTATGCTAAAGAGATGTTGATGATTTGAGGGAGGTTCAGGTGCTTCATCCTCTGTTCAACACAATTTGTGTGGATAGTATATAGGTGTACTTGTTTTAGCATGGTAGAAAATGTTGGTTTAGGTGAAGTACTTGGATTCTCTTTTTCTTGTGAAGCGAGGACAGGAGAAAGAGATGGTATCCGCGAGCCTTGTGATGGCTCTTAAGATTTGTAGATAATATTTGTATTTACCTATTCATGGCATCCATTTCCTGGTTGGAGCTTGATGCTCGCTTCAGCCATCAGATGCTGGATGGAGGTGTCTTATTTATCATAAGTAGTACACAGTGTACAGAGGGAAAGCTGATTCTGTTCATCTGGTGTGTTGTCTTACTGACAGTCATTGTCAATGTTGGGCCCTTGTACGACATCCATATGCTGGCTGTTGTAATTTCCCCTTTTATGCTTGAACGTGCTCCTTATTCTCTGTAGTTGACATTCATTCATTCACATGTTAATGTTGTAAACTCTTGAAATGTTTGCAGACAAATAGACGAGTACACACACCTCATAGCGAGCATAAAAGCACAGATCAAGATGGTATGTACGATGAACTCGGTGCTTCATTTATGCAGTAGATGATGTGAATCTCAGATGTTATCCCCTCTTATATTGTTTAAATGCAGGTATGTGAAGGTATCCGCGAACTCCTTCAGTTACCAGCGGAGTGAGCTGCCAGGAGAAACGCACCAAACTTGCGGCGGAGAGGTATATGCTTGGTAGGGGGACGCATGTATGTTGCCATGGGTTTCTTAATTCTTGCAAGAAAGCTGTATGCCAAGAATGCAGCTCCCAAATCCCAATGTTGACTAGGAGGGGTAAACGAAGTGGCAAATGAGAATGCTGTGTCTTGACTTGACGTGAGTTTGTATGTGCAGACTGAATTTTCAGATGATTGGCAGGAAATGCAATGCCTTGATGATAACGTTTCTTGCTGCCTTCCTGCTGTTGCGCCTGAAGGCTCTACAGTTTTGCTAGGAAAAAAACATCCACAGTATCTGTAAACTCACTCAGTCACTCGGGCCGCGCGAGACAAGGAACTACTACTatttactccctccattcctaaatataagtctttttagacatttcaaatagactacaacatacggatccAAAGGAGGAGGCTTGAGCTCGATacggagaagcaagccaagattcTTGAGATGGAGGtggagaagcaagccaagatgttTGAGATCAAGGTCGCCAATGCCAAGACCAAGGCAAAAGAAGTGGCGCTCGCTAGCATGATGACGggggtggagatcatgaaggtggaCCTGAACACCGTGTTGACGAGGAAGAGGCCATGGTTCGAGAATATCCAGGCCGACATGCTTAAGTTCGACGACGAGTGATCTATGGCGGAGAGCGCCATCCCTTTTTTTATGCCGGCAAGTGTGCTGGCATGACCACGGCTGAGATGGCGTGGTCGAATTCCTTTTTGTGTGCTGGATGTATGCTGGCCGCTGGCAAATGCGCCAGGGTGTTTTTTTTTTAGGCTAACATTGTATGCCAGTTGCTGGCATGATACCGGTATGAACTTTGGGCGATGACATGGCCGCTAGTATGATCTATGATCGTGGACCTTTTAAATTTATGCGCGGACATGACATAGGTCGTGCGCGCCAacccaaaacaaaacaaaaacaggACGGATGCTGAGCGGACGACTGAGCGAAACAAACGAAAAGCGGACAAAGTATGTGCCTGTTCGGGTCGACGCGTTGGAATTGCTCCTACAAGCAGTAAGTCGTCTCAACGTACTTTGCTTGATCTAGCATGCATCCAGCCCGGACGTGCCTTTTCGTAAGTTTGGGAGGTATAAATCGTGGCGTGGCGTGACTTGGTATGGCGTGCATGAGTTATGTCAACTTTCAGCTTTTGGACTGATGAGTGGTTCAGTGGAGTGGAGTGGAGCTTGCTCGTTCCTTTCCTTTCCTTGCTTAGTACGGTAATCAACAAAACAGACATGCATCATCAATAAGAGTTCCACATCATCTGATTGCCCGGCAAACAGCAGCGATAGAGCAGCACACCGGCGGCCTCTTTGCAAGGCCAAGGCAATGGCGTCCCCTTCCACGTCCACCATCTTCTCCACCCTTCTTCTCTTCCTGATGCATTTCAACACCTCTCCGGCGACGGCCTTCTACCTCCCGGGGAGCTACCCGCACCGCTACCTCCCGGGCGAGGCCCTCGCCGCCAAGGTGAATTCGCTCACCTCGCCGTCCTCCAAGCTGCCGTTCCCCTACTACTCCCTCCCCTTCTGCGCGCCGCAGGGCGGTGTCAACCGCGCCGCCGAGAGCCTCGGCGAGCTCCTCCTCGGGGACCGCATCGAGACGTCGCCCTACCGCTTCTCCATGCTCACCAACAGCACCGCCGCCTTGTTCCTCTGCCGCACCGACCCGgtctcccccgccgccgccgacctcatCAGGTCCCGCATCGACGACGCCTACCACGTCAACCTCCTCCTCGACACGCTCCCCGTCGTCCGGTACGTGAATAATCCCATCGCGCCGGACGTGCTGCTCCGGTCCACGGGTTTCCCCGTCGGCGTGCGCGCCGACGACGGGGAGTACTACGTCTACAACCACctcaggctcacggttctggtcAACAAGCAGAGGAACggcaccacaagggtggaggccTTGATGGCCACCGCCGACGCGTCTGAGCTCATCGGCttatccggcggcggcggcggtgggtaCAGCGTCGTCGGGTTCGAGGTGGTGCCGTGCAGCGTGGAGCACGACGAGGCGGCCGTCGGCGACAAGAAGATGTACGACGGCTTCTCGTCCAAGGCGGCCGCCGGGTGCGACCCTTCTGTGGTGGGCATGCGCGTGCAGGCCAACAGGCCGCTGGCCTTCTCGTACGAGGTGGCCTTCGTGGAGAGCGCCGTGGAGTGGCCGTCGCGCTGGGACGCGTACCTGGAGATGGGCGGCGCCCAGGTGCACTGGTTCTCCATCCTCAACTCCATCGTGGTGGTGGCGTTCCTGGCGGCCATCGTGCTGGTCATCCTGCTGCGCACCGTGCGGCGCGACCTGGCGCAGTACGAGGAGCTCGGCAGCGAGGCGGCGCCGCACGCGGACGACATGGCCGGGTGGAAGCTCGTGGCCGGGGACGCGTTCCGGGAGCCCAGCCACCCGGTGCTCCTGTGCGTGATGGTGGGCGACGGCGTGCGCATCCTGGGCATGGGCGTGGTCACCATCCTGTTCGCGGCGCTCGGGTTCATGTCGCCGGCGTCCCGGGGCGCGCTCGTGACCGGCATGCTCTGCTTGTACCTCGTCCTGGGCCTCGCGGCCGGGTACACGTCCGTGCGGCTGTGGAAGACGGTGCGGCACGGCGACAGCTCCGGGTGGAAGGCCGTGGCGTGGCGGGCCTCGTTCGTGTTCCCGGGCATCGGGTTCTCCGTCTTCACCGCGCTCAACTGCGTGCTCTGGTACAACGGCAGCACGGGCGCTGTGCCGTTCGCGCTGTTCGTGGTGCTGATCCTGCTCTGGTTCTTCGTGTCGGTGCCGCTGACCCTGGCCGGCGGCCTGCTGGCGTCGCGCGTGCGCGGCCACGTGGAGTACCCCGTGAAGACGAACAAGATCGCGCGGCAGGTGCCGGCGGCGCAGTGCTCGCCGTGGGTTTTCGTGGCGGTGGCGGGGACGCTGCCGTTCGGGACGCTCTTCATCGAGCTCTTCTTCATCATGTCGAGCCTGTGGCTGGGGCGGGTGTACTACGTGTTCGGGTTCCTGCTGGTGGTGCTGGGGCTGCTGGTGGCGGTGTGTGCGGAGGTGTCGGTGGTGCTCACGTACATGGGGCTGTGCGTGGAGGACTGGCGGTGGTGGTGGCGCTCCTTCTTCGCCTCCGGCTCCGTGGCCGCCTACATCCTCGGGTACGCCGTGTACTACCTGGTGTTCGACCTGCACAGCCTCAGCGGCCCGGTGTCCGCCGCGCTCTACGTCGGGTACTCGCTGCTCATGGCGCTCGCCGTCATGCTGGCCACCGGCGCCGTCGGGCTTGGCGCCTCCTTCTGCTTCGTCTACTACCTCTTCTCCACCGTCAAGCTCGACTGATGACCCCCGTGTTGTTTCCTGTCATTTTAGATTATCTTTTTTCTTGCCTGACGGTAACATTTCAGATTTTAATCTCTGTTGTAAAAAAAATACTCATCGAAGCAAAGATAATAAACAGGGGTAAATTCCTATTCGAAAAACACCACAGCAGTAGCAACTACAGTTGCTTCTCCTAATGACTCTGACGAAGAATTCACAACAGATACGGCTCTTGGGCCACTATCGATGGGATGATAAGAGAGAAGAACTAACAATGACACAAGTCACTTTTCACGGAAGCATGATTCACATCATGGAGAATTATAAACAGAAGACTAGCAAAAGTGTTCGTGCGTTGCAACAGGAGAAAAGAATATGACACACTCTTAATTTACAAAAAATTGTCTATAATCTGAGTATTTGTAGCTACGGCCCAAACAAAGATAGTTTTTGCCTACAAAAGCGCAAGTTCAAGATTTCACATGTCTTCTATTTAAACAAGGCTTGCATGTAGATTTAAtacgtatatgaaagaaagacgGATAATGCACTGTTGATTAAGATTGCACTCTAGATAGTATTTTTTAAATGGTTAACAGGTGAAATAACATCATATTCAGATTCTatatatttttctaatcaaattccATATGTAACATGTtaaatttggagttacggtttagaAAATATGAGTATTTTAAAAAACATTTGATATGCGCTGCGGGTTTAATGTCAAAAACATCAGGGGGTTTTCTATAAAAGGTATGACGGACTAAGCATACCTATTtcctttattagtaggtatagatatgaTTAATCCGCAATTTTGATGCCAAGAAAGGATAATAACTTTGAAATGTGGAGTCGTTAGGACAAATCTAGCATGATCACTATATCAACCTGATCGACATAATAATCGTTCGTATATGTACAATCTGCATTTTTACAGACTTTTCTGTTTTTACACATTGTTGTTATAGTTTTTTTTTATCTGCTTGTGTTTGCAATTTTGCCAAGCCCCATTGATGTGGGAGTATTATATTTGGGTTAGCATACAATAGGTAATGTTGAATTATAACTATACAATATTGTTACATCAAGACATGATAGGATTTGATGTTATATGTACTTACCTCTCTAATAAAAGTTCGATTAAGTTTTCTGTGGATGAAATGTTCTAAGGCCGAGGAGAttgatatgagaagaataaggagaggcgacagtttaagcttggggattcccaaggcacccaaagtaaatattcaaggacactcaagcatctaagcttggggatgtcccaGATGACATCACATCTTTCTCCCTCGATAATTATCGGTATGTATCaatttttgttttgttcacatgatatgcgtaaatTCTTGGAGCGCCttgtgttttttatttttattttagtgATGCACCATCCTTGTATGAAATAGTCCTttgttgatttatagaatgctctttgcactttatttatatcttttgagtatgactttatagaatgattcgtgtgcttcacttatatcttttcaaGTTTGGATGCTCGCTTCTCTACATTTCGGACACcgttatttgtagaatgctcttttgcttcacttatatttgttaaaGCTTGGCCGAGTCTTTtataaactctcatgcttcacttatatctattagAGAGTTATAACAGGAATTAATCATTCACATGGCTAGTCATAAAATCCTGAATAAAACTTGTAGGTCACtgaatatgataagtttgattccctgcaatagttttgtgatattaAGATGGTAATATATGGGTGTATTAAGATGGTAatttgtagatcactgaatatacTAAGTTTGATTCCATGTCGTCGGAACGAATATCCGCCGGCGCCGGTCGTAGACTAATTTTATCTTAGTCCGGTATCTTTTTAGTTAAAAATATGTCCAAAATGTAAATGTTTTCATCAAGTGTGTATAAAATCcgccgtgtttgcacgaatttcgccCGTTTGGTTTAAAAAGTTGTTGAAATGTATGTGGATAACGTTGGATGGCGGTCTCCCGCATCCATGTCTACGAACTGACCCCCCCTGTCCGTGGACGGATGCGGAAGAAAATTTGTGAGTCGCCGTTGGAGATGGCCTTAACAGCCTCATATTTCCGTTcctctttttttctctcatttttatcCTTACTGCTTATGCGGTGCATCTAAGTATTGCTACCATCTAATATGTGGAAAAAGCCAGCGAGTGCTGGATCCTAAAAAAATGTTCAAGAGTAGAAAAACCATACTAATATGCTACGCTAAGGACATTAATATGTTTGGCTGGTTGCCCTTTAAAATGCAGTCATGCATTTATCGTATTTCAAATTGACCAAGCCACTAGGATAATGCTCTCCATGAAAATGAAAAGAAAGGCACTTGGAGTTAAGCTCCTCTGCTTTGGAACGAGCTGATGTAACGACTAGCAGGGTTAGATGTGCCCTGAAACTGAAGTCTCGCTGTTGCTTCGCCATTCGCCGTCATACACAAATGATGTTATAGCCTTCGAAGTTGGCGTAGTGGCCGCCATATAAAATGTTATCACCTGCAAAGTTGGCGTAGTTTAGTTGAGTGCCAGTGTGCCACACACAGAAATGCACGAAATCCACGATTCCAATCTGACGTACGAACGCCAGCAGCCATGTCACGTCTGCTAGTGGAGGTGTCAAACATACTCCCCGACCCCGTCGTCACATCAAATTGCCCGGCCCCAAGATTGGGGGACTGAGTTTTGCTTCTGAGTTGTCCAAGAAACGTCGtgtttttttttttctttcggtGAAAGCCATCATGGCGGTGTATATTAATTGAAAATAACTGTTGCATCATCCGTCTCGGGCAATGTTCTGGCTCCCCTCCGCATGTTTGGCTAAATCATACGCGGCTCTATTAGCCTCTCTTAGACAATGATGATTAAAAACAACTTAAGTAAATTCCGACAAAGGAAGGTGCATTCCGCATACTAGATGGTTGCCGCAGGTCCAATAGAATTGCCACCATTTTGCATGACCTCGATACCATCATAGTCAAATCCGACTCCCCgaccaaaaaaagaaaaaacagacaaGTATACAATTGCACTCCATGTAAAAACGTCATGTTTGCCTCACTCATGAAGTCATGTTCATTTTCTCCGGTTAGTAGAGGCGGCTAAGCCTCCAACGTTGACAGCTTATTATTTTGTTGCACTTTTGTGCGTGCCTTCGAGTCCTATCCGGCTATAAATTCATTACCCAACAACCAACAACAGACAATCCTCTCACCCAAGCCAGCCACAGAGGAGAAGCGAGAGGGGTAAGATGGCGGTTGACTATGGGAGCAGGGAGGAGAGGTGGAGCCTGGCCGGCACCACCGCGCTCGTCACCGGCGGTAGCAAAGGGATAGGGTAAGTATGTCCACACATGCATGCATTCACGCACGCATGCCTCTCTTAATTCTACAAGTGCAGCTAGTACTCGTAAATTACTTCCTAATCGTAATTTGTCCTAGGCATGCCATCGTGGAGGAGCTTGCCGGGTTTGGGGCGAGGGTGCACACCTGCTCCCGGAATGGGGCGGAGCTAGAGGAGTGCCGTCGACGGTGGGAGGAGAAGAACCTGCAGGTCACCGTCTCCGTCTGTGATGTTTCCATACGTGCCGACAGGGAGAAGCTTATGGAAACAGTCCGAGAAACTTTCAATAGCAAGCTTGACATACTGGTAAGTCTATTCATAATTTAATTGGTCTGTCTAAGGCATATCTAAATATGCTCTggttattgcacatctaagtgacTCAATTAAATAAAAAAAAACTAATGAAAATATTTGCACGAATCTTCACGTAAAACTCTAACTTAATCTATTATGATAGTAAGAGGAAATACACGGGAGTGCCTGGGTGCTCCACCCCCTATACGAAAATTAAATTTGGAAAATACcaggaaaattaaaaaaaaactaaaatcTTTGGATCTCAAACTTGGGTGCCCAATCTACTCCCGTATGAACTTTTGTAGAAAAATACCAGGAAATGTATATGTGGCGAAGAAAATACAGTCCAAACTAAAATCATTCAACCAGTTTTTTTCTATAGATATGATTTTTTTTGTCTTTTTGGTATTTTTTCACGAAATTTCACACGGAAGTAGATTGGGCTCTTAGGTTTCATATCCCAAAACCCCcccaaaaaaaatcaaatttacTGGTACTTTTTTGAACTTAATGTTCATATGGGGGTGTGGAGCACCCAAGTGCCGCCCACCCTTTTCGGATAGTAAGCTCCTTCAATTTTGGTCCTCCTGGTGCAGTGGCGGCTGTGGGGACGCTATAGGCCTTACCTGTAAGGGTGTGTTGATGGTTGAGGTTCCTATTTTTTTTTCTATTctatttttaaaatttatttttcCATATTTTAATTCATGAATATCTATTAAAAAGTGTGAAAAAAATTTAATCCCTAAATAAATTTttaatttgatgaacattttaaaaataataatattatTAAAGTTTGTGAATAATATTTGAAatccatgaatatttttaaaattttgaattattttcaaaaaaattaaGTATTTTTAgtacaaaattaaaaaaaatatgtttgaaaaatccaTGAACATCTTTTGATTTAACAAACTTTTTCAAATAAAGAAAGACAACTGGCTTTTTATAAAATTGCAGGGGAGCGAGCTAGTGGAGCAGGGAGGCGAACGGAGTGAGCGAGAGGTTTGTGGGCTGGCTCATGTGAATGTTACAACAACAATTCCATGGTTTCAACGTAGAATATGAGCTCCCAAGGGAATCACACGCCGACCACCAGCCGACACCGAGGTCAAAATGTTTAAAGACACCACATGACCCCAACAAACAACTCCACTCTCCTCTCAGAATAAATACCGTCTCTAGCAGCACCGCAGCACAATATAGAAATGAAAAACACCACCAGAACATAATTAAAACCCAGCAACATTGATAAACTAAAATGAAACAACCGACCATAATAACCTGCTAGAAAAAAAGACTTAACCCCATGAGTGAATAACGGTGCTGCGTAGCGTGCATTAGCCTTTAGTAATAATAAGATACTAAGCTCCATTAATTTGGAGCCTCCTAGTGCATCGGGGTAGTAGGGGATGCTATAGGTCCCACCTGAAAGGGTGCGTGCCATTGGGCCAGCCGGGTTTTCGGGTTTTGAGAAAGTATTACAtggttttttttttcttctttttgtgTTTTCAACCAAAAAATTGTTTTTATTTTGGTTTTCCCTGCTTTATCCTTTCCTCTTTGTGTTTTcatttttccttctctttttATTCTTTCACATGCTATTTCATGAAT contains:
- the LOC109752216 gene encoding uncharacterized protein — protein: MAMAAAEARLRQEKVKKFEDFVDRRLKPDLVNAIAQRDNLFQQQKTFLDLKKNIENLEKNGVTSMRSMVNLGSEVYMQAEVPDTRHIFVDIGLGFHVEFTWQEALQFISVREARLARQIDEYTHLIASIKAQIKMVCEGIRELLQLPAE
- the LOC109752215 gene encoding transmembrane 9 superfamily member 11-like, with amino-acid sequence MASPSTSTIFSTLLLFLMHFNTSPATAFYLPGSYPHRYLPGEALAAKVNSLTSPSSKLPFPYYSLPFCAPQGGVNRAAESLGELLLGDRIETSPYRFSMLTNSTAALFLCRTDPVSPAAADLIRSRIDDAYHVNLLLDTLPVVRYVNNPIAPDVLLRSTGFPVGVRADDGEYYVYNHLRLTVLVNKQRNGTTRVEALMATADASELIGLSGGGGGGYSVVGFEVVPCSVEHDEAAVGDKKMYDGFSSKAAAGCDPSVVGMRVQANRPLAFSYEVAFVESAVEWPSRWDAYLEMGGAQVHWFSILNSIVVVAFLAAIVLVILLRTVRRDLAQYEELGSEAAPHADDMAGWKLVAGDAFREPSHPVLLCVMVGDGVRILGMGVVTILFAALGFMSPASRGALVTGMLCLYLVLGLAAGYTSVRLWKTVRHGDSSGWKAVAWRASFVFPGIGFSVFTALNCVLWYNGSTGAVPFALFVVLILLWFFVSVPLTLAGGLLASRVRGHVEYPVKTNKIARQVPAAQCSPWVFVAVAGTLPFGTLFIELFFIMSSLWLGRVYYVFGFLLVVLGLLVAVCAEVSVVLTYMGLCVEDWRWWWRSFFASGSVAAYILGYAVYYLVFDLHSLSGPVSAALYVGYSLLMALAVMLATGAVGLGASFCFVYYLFSTVKLD